From Microcoleus sp. bin38.metabat.b11b12b14.051, a single genomic window includes:
- a CDS encoding CHAT domain-containing tetratricopeptide repeat protein yields MLHRSSDRIVNSSAECTMDEQRRETDVNMLRALLSNPVDSGIDAILRADSKSIDFGLVQTLYLQQPAMTRDSLLQAAKFFQRAIAPLESAKGNAKLSAIGAAYLTFLAEVLQAVAPSADSQHVYAVLKSNLDKLDQNFAQLLRRWANLVLPTVNESEARRIAASIGNLSNKIGRFPLGSKANNLEIEIAGYETVAKVFTRKDFPQEWAVMQNNLGNAYTDRPKGDKAQNIEQAIACFENALQVRTREHYPSHWATLQNNLGNAYSERLRGDLADNLEQAIACYQNALQVRTREGFGGEWASTQNNLGRAYSRRLRGDKGQNLELAVACFQNALQVYNRKVFPRRWATTQNNLANAYCELLRGNRAENLEYAVTCYQRALQVRTREALPLQWATTQRNLGRVFIDRIKGDPEDNVEMAIACFQNALQVYTRTKFPEAWSSIQTYLGRIYSLRVKGDKSDNREMAIVCFQNALLFCNRQKSPERWAMLCAYLGRVFSEHVKGEKNRNLKSAIACYQNACQVYTKKRVPNRWAMLQIYQGQAFLELTETENSSYLDRAISCYHSAAQVYTRETYPHRWAQILFYLGQAYRAQGDFFRAYGLFTAAVDTVEFLRSEAGVDTADLGDRASTVKAKLTRTWTELYKCLIEVCLELGNTQPEYCAKALEYAERHKNRNLVELLVKSQLTPKGDIPVAVVGELESLQSEIAGEQRHQEQRESEPSHSLMSEGDSQSLNSGSLLPNSDLMHLNQLWRQLDGLIARSVQAKDPFFSLARKVDPIAFEQICQLLPDANSAAVVWASLGDLLVAFVVVAGAQYPAVHLCSPDSALAAETWAREYLSAYSEQKGRWINHLPARLKRLAALLEIDRVVALIPENCDRLIVVPHRFLHALPLHALPLGVKDGFDSASAGFRPNWGSHSGFDGDGHSGSDFSQGSTFGEVGAPVYLTDRFAGGIRYAPSCALLRLRQIARNAAIGRYRPRLQHLVAVPTFTRDSLYSNLEIGNISQYFSSAEVLRQKQALKEAFSIAISPANHGNFSREIGQLQQKKCVHFACLSLLNLAFPLKSGVFLRNDSLNLEEIFNLNFRQYFLVTLSACEIAADFPGGAGDFVGLSAGFLYAGTSSVVSSLWKVNDVSTLLLTSKFYENLGQFPRLQVGDVARALGDAQRWLRDLTGEELEVLLADFQPQISQTFDRLSQSSRLIAEASLQQIRNRKRCPFANPYHWAAFTAAGV; encoded by the coding sequence TTGCTGCACAGAAGCAGCGATCGTATCGTTAATAGTTCGGCGGAATGCACGATGGACGAACAGCGTCGCGAAACAGATGTTAATATGCTCCGAGCGCTGCTGTCCAATCCTGTGGACTCAGGAATAGATGCGATTTTGAGGGCGGACTCAAAGTCGATCGACTTTGGGTTAGTGCAAACGCTTTACTTGCAACAGCCGGCAATGACACGAGACAGTTTGCTCCAAGCGGCCAAGTTTTTCCAAAGGGCGATCGCACCCTTAGAATCGGCAAAGGGCAATGCTAAATTATCCGCAATCGGGGCAGCATACTTGACTTTTTTAGCAGAGGTATTGCAGGCTGTGGCGCCCAGTGCTGATTCGCAGCACGTGTACGCCGTGTTGAAAAGCAATTTAGACAAACTCGACCAAAATTTCGCGCAACTGCTGCGCCGCTGGGCAAATTTGGTACTTCCTACTGTCAATGAATCCGAGGCCAGACGCATTGCAGCTTCGATCGGCAATCTGAGCAACAAAATTGGGCGGTTTCCCCTCGGTAGCAAAGCCAATAACTTGGAAATCGAAATCGCCGGTTACGAAACAGTTGCTAAGGTGTTTACCCGCAAAGACTTTCCCCAAGAATGGGCAGTCATGCAAAACAATCTGGGGAACGCTTACACTGATCGCCCTAAAGGCGATAAAGCTCAAAATATCGAACAGGCGATCGCTTGCTTTGAAAATGCCCTGCAAGTGCGTACTCGCGAACACTACCCATCCCACTGGGCGACTCTGCAAAACAACCTGGGAAACGCTTACAGCGAGCGCCTCAGGGGAGATTTGGCAGACAATCTCGAACAAGCCATCGCCTGCTATCAAAATGCGCTACAAGTTCGCACCCGCGAAGGTTTCGGGGGAGAGTGGGCTAGCACTCAAAACAATCTCGGCCGCGCTTACAGCCGCCGGCTGCGGGGCGATAAAGGTCAAAATCTGGAACTTGCAGTCGCTTGCTTTCAAAATGCTTTGCAAGTGTACAACCGCAAGGTGTTTCCCCGACGCTGGGCCACAACTCAAAATAATTTGGCAAATGCTTATTGCGAGTTGCTGCGGGGAAACCGAGCTGAAAATCTCGAATACGCTGTCACCTGCTATCAGAGAGCTTTGCAAGTGCGGACTCGGGAAGCTTTGCCGCTGCAATGGGCGACGACTCAAAGGAATTTGGGCAGGGTGTTTATCGATCGCATCAAAGGCGATCCGGAAGACAATGTGGAAATGGCAATCGCCTGCTTTCAAAATGCTTTGCAAGTCTACACTCGTACCAAATTTCCCGAAGCTTGGAGTTCCATCCAAACCTACCTGGGCAGGATTTACAGCCTGCGGGTGAAAGGAGACAAATCGGACAATAGGGAAATGGCGATCGTCTGCTTTCAAAACGCTTTGCTCTTTTGCAACCGCCAAAAATCTCCCGAACGCTGGGCAATGCTCTGCGCCTACCTCGGACGGGTTTTCAGCGAACACGTCAAAGGTGAAAAAAACCGCAATCTCAAAAGTGCGATCGCTTGCTATCAAAATGCCTGCCAAGTCTACACCAAAAAGCGAGTTCCCAACCGCTGGGCAATGCTACAAATTTATCAGGGCCAAGCTTTTTTGGAACTGACGGAGACGGAAAACTCGTCCTACCTCGATCGCGCCATTTCCTGCTATCACAGTGCCGCCCAAGTCTACACTCGCGAAACCTATCCCCACCGCTGGGCTCAAATTTTATTTTATTTGGGTCAAGCTTACCGAGCTCAGGGCGATTTTTTTCGAGCCTACGGCTTGTTTACTGCTGCTGTGGATACTGTGGAATTTTTGCGTAGCGAAGCTGGGGTTGATACGGCCGATTTGGGCGATCGCGCCAGTACCGTAAAAGCCAAATTAACCCGCACCTGGACTGAACTGTATAAATGCCTGATCGAAGTTTGCCTGGAACTCGGCAACACCCAGCCGGAATATTGTGCTAAAGCCCTGGAATACGCCGAACGCCACAAAAATCGGAATTTAGTAGAACTGCTGGTAAAATCGCAGTTGACACCCAAAGGGGACATTCCCGTAGCAGTGGTGGGGGAATTGGAATCGCTGCAATCGGAAATTGCGGGGGAACAGCGGCACCAAGAACAGCGAGAGTCCGAGCCGAGTCATAGCTTGATGTCTGAGGGCGACAGCCAAAGTTTGAACAGCGGTTCTCTGCTTCCCAACTCGGACTTGATGCACTTAAATCAATTGTGGCGGCAGCTTGATGGGTTGATTGCTCGATCGGTGCAAGCAAAAGATCCTTTCTTCAGCTTAGCTCGCAAAGTTGACCCCATCGCTTTCGAGCAAATTTGCCAATTGTTACCTGATGCCAATTCCGCTGCGGTGGTGTGGGCGAGTTTGGGGGATTTGCTGGTGGCTTTTGTGGTGGTTGCTGGGGCGCAGTATCCCGCCGTGCACCTCTGTTCGCCGGACAGTGCTTTGGCTGCTGAAACTTGGGCCCGGGAGTACCTCAGCGCTTATTCAGAACAAAAAGGTCGCTGGATCAATCATCTCCCGGCTCGGCTCAAACGCTTGGCTGCGCTGCTGGAAATCGATCGAGTGGTAGCGCTGATTCCGGAAAATTGCGATCGGCTGATTGTTGTGCCGCACCGATTTTTGCACGCTTTGCCCCTCCACGCTTTGCCTCTGGGCGTAAAAGATGGGTTTGACAGCGCCAGTGCAGGTTTTAGGCCTAATTGGGGCTCCCATAGCGGTTTTGATGGGGATGGGCACAGTGGTTCCGATTTTTCTCAAGGTTCTACCTTTGGCGAGGTTGGCGCACCAGTTTATTTGACCGATCGATTTGCTGGAGGAATTCGCTATGCTCCTAGTTGCGCTCTTTTGCGCTTGAGACAAATCGCGCGCAACGCAGCTATTGGTCGCTACAGACCTCGTTTGCAGCATCTGGTAGCCGTTCCCACTTTCACCAGAGATTCGCTCTACAGCAACCTGGAAATCGGCAACATTTCTCAGTATTTTTCTAGTGCGGAAGTTTTGCGCCAGAAACAGGCGCTTAAAGAAGCATTTTCTATAGCAATCTCGCCTGCCAATCACGGTAATTTTTCCAGGGAAATAGGGCAATTGCAGCAAAAAAAATGCGTTCATTTTGCTTGTTTAAGTTTGCTTAATTTGGCTTTTCCCCTCAAATCCGGCGTATTTTTAAGGAATGACTCTCTGAATTTGGAAGAAATATTTAATTTGAATTTTAGGCAATACTTTTTAGTAACTTTATCAGCTTGTGAAATTGCAGCCGACTTTCCGGGCGGTGCTGGAGATTTTGTCGGTTTGTCTGCGGGTTTTTTGTATGCTGGTACCTCTAGTGTTGT
- a CDS encoding aspartate aminotransferase family protein — MSPETLLKEPSVQEAEASLFSSESFDSYVMTTYGRFAIALERGQGCRVWDTQGREYLDFVAGIATCTLGHAHPAMIAAVTQQIQTLHHVSNLYYIPVQGELAKWLVDHSCADRAFFCNSGAEANEAAIKLARKYAHEKLNISNPTIITAVASFHGRTLATITATGQPKYQKGFSPLVPGFHYVPYNDISAIELAIEELDKDERQVAAIMLEALQGEGGVRPGDIAYFQRIREICDEKGILLILDEVQVGMGRSGKYWGYENLGIEPDIFTSAKGLGGGIPIGAMLCKSSCDVFEPGSHASTFGGNPFACAVALCVCQTLERENLLENVQQRGAQLKSGLNKLAAAYPHLIADVRGWGLIVGLELQADIALTSADIVKSAIAAGVLLVPAGPKVLRFVPPLIVSAAEVDRALLAVEEALRSQAVH; from the coding sequence GTGAGTCCAGAAACCTTACTTAAAGAACCAAGCGTCCAAGAAGCCGAAGCCAGTTTGTTTAGTTCTGAAAGCTTCGACAGTTATGTCATGACTACTTACGGGCGTTTTGCGATCGCCCTGGAACGAGGCCAAGGCTGTCGCGTTTGGGATACCCAAGGCCGCGAATATCTCGATTTTGTGGCGGGTATTGCTACCTGCACTCTGGGACACGCCCACCCGGCGATGATTGCAGCGGTAACTCAGCAAATTCAAACTCTACACCACGTTTCTAATCTTTACTACATTCCTGTACAGGGCGAGCTGGCGAAGTGGCTTGTAGACCATTCTTGCGCGGATAGAGCTTTCTTTTGCAACTCCGGGGCCGAAGCAAATGAAGCGGCGATTAAACTGGCGCGCAAGTACGCCCACGAAAAATTAAATATCTCGAATCCGACAATCATTACTGCTGTTGCTAGTTTCCACGGGCGGACTTTGGCGACGATTACGGCGACGGGACAACCTAAATATCAGAAGGGTTTTAGTCCGTTGGTTCCGGGATTTCACTACGTACCCTACAACGATATCAGTGCGATCGAACTGGCGATCGAGGAACTCGACAAAGACGAACGCCAAGTAGCTGCAATTATGCTGGAAGCGCTGCAAGGTGAAGGGGGAGTTCGCCCGGGAGATATCGCCTATTTCCAACGGATTCGGGAAATTTGCGACGAAAAAGGGATTTTGCTAATTCTCGATGAAGTGCAAGTCGGGATGGGACGCAGCGGGAAATATTGGGGTTACGAAAACCTGGGGATTGAACCGGATATCTTTACCTCTGCGAAGGGGTTGGGCGGCGGTATCCCGATCGGCGCTATGCTGTGCAAGTCTTCCTGCGATGTATTTGAACCGGGAAGTCACGCTAGCACTTTTGGTGGCAATCCTTTTGCTTGCGCTGTCGCTTTGTGCGTGTGCCAAACTTTAGAACGGGAAAACTTGCTGGAAAACGTGCAGCAGCGCGGGGCACAGTTGAAATCTGGCCTCAACAAGCTGGCGGCTGCATATCCGCATTTGATTGCTGATGTGCGTGGCTGGGGTTTGATTGTCGGGCTGGAATTGCAGGCTGATATCGCACTGACATCGGCTGATATTGTCAAATCTGCGATCGCCGCTGGTGTGCTGTTGGTTCCCGCCGGGCCGAAGGTGTTGAGGTTTGTTCCGCCTCTGATTGTCTCTGCTGCTGAAGTCGATCGGGCTTTGCTGGCTGTGGAGGAAGCGCTGCGCTCTCAAGCGGTACACTAA